In Bradyrhizobium guangxiense, the following are encoded in one genomic region:
- a CDS encoding 4Fe-4S binding protein, translating to MPFKIIASQCTSCSACEPECPNVAISEKGGTFVIDPKKCTECLGYFDEPQCVAVCPVDNTCVVDTSLPRYQAPV from the coding sequence ATGCCGTTCAAGATCATCGCCTCGCAGTGCACGAGCTGTTCGGCTTGCGAGCCGGAATGTCCGAACGTCGCCATCTCCGAGAAGGGTGGCACGTTCGTGATCGATCCGAAGAAGTGCACCGAGTGCCTGGGCTATTTCGACGAGCCGCAATGCGTGGCGGTTTGCCCGGTCGACAACACCTGCGTCGTCGATACGTCACTGCCGCGCTACCAGGCGCCGGTCTGA
- the nifB gene encoding nitrogenase cofactor biosynthesis protein NifB, with amino-acid sequence MDVSAQHDASSIGHVAEVGEIMQAIAEHKGCGTSGGSGKASCGSQAGQGDLPTEIWEKVKNHPCYSEEAHHHYARMHVAVAPACNIQCNYCNRKYDCANESRPGVVSEKLTPEQAAKKVLAVASTIPQMTVLGIAGPGDPLANPEKTFKTFELISQTAPDIKLCLSTNGLALPDHVDAIARFNVDHVTITINMVDPEIGAKIYPWIFYKHKRYTGYEAAKILTDRQLQGLEMLTERGILCKINSVMIPGINDQHLVEVNRAVKSRGAFLHNIMPLISSPEHGTVFGLNGQRGPSAQELKALQDSCEGEMNMMRHCRQCRADAVGLLGEDRSAEFTTEKIMAMEVKYDAETRKAYQEKVEEERVAKVAAKQEELAELAGASSDIKVLAAVATKGSGLINEHFGHAKEFQVYELSTAGAKFVGHRRVDLYCQGGYGEEDSLETIIRAINDCHAVFVAKIGGCPKGDLIKAGIEPVDQYAHEFIEKSAIAWFKAYLDKVNRGEIEHVERGDAVIRQGALISAA; translated from the coding sequence ATGGACGTTTCAGCACAACACGACGCCAGCAGCATCGGCCACGTCGCCGAAGTCGGCGAGATCATGCAGGCCATCGCCGAGCACAAGGGGTGCGGCACCAGCGGCGGCAGCGGCAAGGCGAGCTGCGGATCGCAGGCCGGGCAAGGCGATCTGCCGACCGAGATCTGGGAGAAGGTGAAGAACCATCCCTGCTACAGCGAGGAAGCGCATCATCACTATGCGCGTATGCATGTCGCGGTTGCGCCGGCGTGCAACATCCAGTGCAATTACTGCAATCGCAAATATGATTGCGCCAACGAATCCCGCCCCGGCGTGGTCAGCGAGAAGCTGACGCCCGAGCAGGCCGCCAAGAAGGTTCTGGCGGTCGCCTCCACCATCCCGCAGATGACAGTGCTCGGCATCGCCGGCCCCGGCGATCCCCTGGCGAACCCCGAAAAGACCTTCAAGACGTTCGAGCTGATCAGCCAGACCGCACCCGACATCAAGCTCTGCCTGTCGACCAACGGCCTCGCATTGCCGGACCATGTCGACGCCATCGCGCGGTTCAACGTCGATCACGTCACCATCACCATCAACATGGTCGATCCCGAGATCGGCGCCAAGATCTACCCCTGGATCTTCTACAAGCACAAGCGTTACACCGGCTACGAGGCCGCCAAGATCCTCACCGATCGGCAGCTCCAGGGCCTGGAGATGCTCACCGAGCGCGGCATCCTCTGCAAGATCAACTCGGTGATGATCCCGGGGATCAACGACCAGCACCTGGTCGAGGTCAACCGGGCGGTGAAGTCTCGCGGCGCCTTCCTGCACAACATCATGCCGCTGATCTCCTCGCCCGAGCACGGCACCGTGTTCGGCTTGAACGGGCAGCGCGGTCCGAGCGCACAGGAGCTGAAAGCGCTGCAGGATTCCTGCGAAGGCGAGATGAACATGATGCGGCATTGCCGCCAGTGCCGCGCCGACGCGGTCGGCCTGCTCGGCGAGGATCGCAGCGCCGAGTTCACCACCGAGAAGATCATGGCCATGGAGGTGAAGTACGACGCCGAGACCCGCAAGGCCTATCAGGAGAAAGTCGAGGAGGAGCGCGTCGCCAAGGTTGCGGCCAAGCAGGAAGAGCTTGCCGAACTCGCGGGTGCCTCCAGTGACATCAAGGTGCTGGCGGCGGTTGCGACCAAGGGCTCGGGCCTGATCAACGAGCACTTCGGTCATGCCAAGGAATTCCAGGTCTACGAGCTTTCCACCGCGGGTGCGAAATTCGTCGGCCATCGCCGTGTCGATCTCTACTGTCAGGGCGGCTATGGCGAGGAGGACAGTCTCGAGACCATCATCCGTGCCATCAACGACTGCCATGCGGTGTTCGTGGCCAAGATCGGCGGCTGCCCGAAGGGCGACCTGATCAAGGCCGGGATCGAGCCGGTCGATCAATACGCCCACGAGTTCATCGAGAAGTCGGCGATCGCCTGGTTCAAGGCCTATCTGGACAAGGTCAACCGCGGCGAGATCGAGCACGTGGAGCGCGGCGATGCCGTCATCCGCCAAGGCGCGCTGATTTCGGCGGCGTGA
- a CDS encoding SIR2 family NAD-dependent protein deacylase, translated as MNAPVPQIDFANPADAEAILIGVVARLRGGSVIPYLGPGVAELAASAVPMNPEALAAFFGTKVALPRRARGNAWASAQHIESTRHRATVTALMADAFASPVAPTALHRHLASLPLPLIVDSWYDGAMRSALAERGDWGEIQGITRAGIGEDRWYRFYDAAGQEVDRAQAGGWTTILYKPHGSVAPAKNFLISDADYVEVLTEIDIQTPIPDEVKARRTGRSFLFLGCRFNDQLLRTYARQVSKRSADIHYAVVEPDTLSKNELRFLVSQGLTPLAISLPRAIEIVLAG; from the coding sequence ATGAACGCGCCGGTCCCGCAGATCGACTTCGCCAATCCCGCCGACGCTGAGGCCATTCTCATCGGCGTCGTCGCGCGGCTGCGCGGCGGCAGCGTCATTCCCTATCTCGGGCCGGGCGTCGCCGAGCTCGCGGCGTCGGCCGTACCGATGAATCCGGAAGCGCTGGCGGCCTTCTTCGGCACCAAGGTTGCGCTACCGCGACGCGCCCGCGGCAATGCCTGGGCCTCCGCGCAGCACATCGAGAGCACCAGGCACCGCGCCACCGTGACGGCGCTGATGGCGGACGCCTTCGCCAGTCCGGTGGCACCGACGGCGCTGCATCGCCATCTCGCCTCTCTGCCGCTGCCGCTGATCGTCGACAGCTGGTACGACGGTGCGATGCGCAGCGCACTCGCCGAGCGCGGCGACTGGGGCGAGATCCAGGGCATCACCCGCGCCGGCATCGGCGAGGATCGCTGGTACCGGTTTTACGATGCCGCAGGCCAGGAGGTCGATCGCGCGCAGGCCGGGGGCTGGACCACGATCCTCTACAAGCCCCACGGCAGCGTCGCGCCGGCGAAGAACTTTCTGATCTCCGACGCCGACTATGTCGAGGTGTTGACCGAGATCGACATCCAGACGCCGATCCCGGACGAGGTCAAGGCGCGACGCACGGGCCGCAGCTTTCTGTTCCTCGGCTGCCGCTTCAACGATCAGCTCCTGCGCACCTATGCGCGGCAGGTGTCGAAGCGTTCGGCGGACATCCACTATGCCGTGGTCGAGCCGGACACGCTGTCGAAGAACGAGCTGCGCTTCCTCGTGAGCCAGGGTCTGACTCCGCTCGCCATCTCGCTTCCGCGCGCGATTGAGATTGTTCTGGCGGGCTGA
- the nifT gene encoding putative nitrogen fixation protein NifT, with protein sequence MKVMIRRSPETGLSIYVPKKDLEEPIVESEHETLWGGWIKIANGWVLALPQMAADTNLPITINAKKRGGEGDE encoded by the coding sequence ATGAAAGTCATGATTCGCCGTTCGCCGGAGACCGGTCTGTCGATCTATGTGCCGAAGAAGGATCTCGAGGAGCCGATCGTCGAGTCAGAGCACGAGACGCTGTGGGGCGGCTGGATCAAGATCGCCAATGGCTGGGTGCTCGCCCTGCCGCAGATGGCCGCCGACACCAACCTTCCGATCACTATCAACGCCAAGAAGCGCGGCGGCGAGGGAGACGAGTGA
- the nifS gene encoding cysteine desulfurase NifS has product MRPIYLDNNATTRTDPSVVAAMLPFFSEQFGNASSAHAFGSNVAQAMREARRSVQGLIGAAFDHEIVFTSGGTESDNAAILSALAVQEGRDEIVTTAVEHPAVLSLVEDLSRRGIRSHLIPVDGRGRLDIEAYKRALGPRTAIASVMWANNETGTVFPVEFLAKMARSAGALFHTDAVQAVGRIPIDLSATEINMLSLSGHKLHGPKGIGALYVRKGTKFKPLILGGPQERRRRAGTENVPGIVGLGKAAELAVSQLEQERTGIATLRDRMERGILQLGHCMVLGDVKNRLPNTSNIAFEHVEGEAIIHHLNRAGIAASLGSAFASGAMEPSHVLRAMNVPPQTLRGAIRFSLSRETTVDEVDRVLHVLPDILSKLRALSPSWQERASDTSLTEELSS; this is encoded by the coding sequence GTGCGGCCGATCTATCTCGACAACAATGCGACGACCCGCACGGATCCTTCCGTCGTCGCGGCGATGCTGCCGTTCTTCTCGGAGCAGTTCGGCAATGCGTCCTCAGCGCATGCGTTCGGCAGCAACGTCGCTCAGGCGATGAGGGAGGCGCGGCGTAGCGTCCAGGGCCTGATCGGCGCAGCGTTCGATCACGAGATCGTCTTCACCTCGGGCGGCACCGAATCCGACAATGCCGCGATCCTGTCGGCGCTCGCCGTGCAGGAGGGGCGCGACGAGATCGTCACCACCGCGGTGGAGCATCCCGCGGTGCTGTCGCTGGTAGAGGATCTCTCTCGCCGCGGCATCAGGAGCCACCTCATCCCGGTGGACGGGCGCGGCCGGCTCGATATCGAGGCCTACAAGCGCGCGCTCGGTCCGCGCACCGCGATCGCCTCCGTGATGTGGGCCAACAACGAGACCGGCACGGTCTTCCCGGTCGAGTTCCTGGCAAAAATGGCCCGTTCGGCCGGCGCGCTGTTTCACACCGATGCCGTGCAGGCGGTTGGACGGATCCCAATCGATCTGAGCGCCACCGAGATCAACATGCTGTCGCTGTCCGGCCATAAGCTGCACGGCCCCAAGGGGATCGGCGCGCTCTACGTGCGCAAGGGCACGAAGTTCAAGCCGCTGATCCTCGGCGGTCCGCAGGAGCGTCGCCGCCGCGCCGGCACCGAGAACGTTCCCGGCATCGTCGGCCTCGGCAAGGCGGCCGAACTCGCCGTAAGCCAACTGGAGCAGGAGCGGACCGGGATCGCCACGCTGCGCGACCGGATGGAGCGGGGGATTTTGCAGCTCGGCCATTGCATGGTGCTGGGGGATGTCAAGAACCGGCTGCCCAATACGTCGAACATCGCCTTCGAGCATGTCGAGGGCGAGGCGATCATCCACCATCTGAACCGTGCCGGTATTGCCGCCTCGCTGGGATCGGCTTTCGCATCGGGGGCGATGGAGCCCTCGCACGTGCTGCGCGCGATGAACGTGCCGCCGCAGACGTTGCGCGGCGCGATCCGCTTTTCGCTGTCACGCGAAACCACGGTCGACGAGGTCGACCGCGTCTTGCACGTGCTGCCGGACATCCTATCGAAACTGAGAGCATTGTCTCCTTCGTGGCAAGAGCGCGCGAGCGACACCTCTCTGACCGAGGAGCTCAGCTCATGA
- a CDS encoding NifU family protein: MLVESEHLKQAPVAEPGDRERIIRAVLDEVRPNLKRDGGDCELLEIDGNKIMVRLTGACVFCKLASATLEGIQARLIERLGEFVRLIPVAGAAKPRH, from the coding sequence ATGCTCGTCGAATCCGAACATCTCAAGCAGGCGCCGGTCGCCGAACCTGGCGATCGTGAGCGCATCATTCGCGCCGTGCTCGACGAGGTCAGGCCCAATCTCAAGCGCGACGGTGGTGATTGCGAATTGCTCGAGATCGACGGCAACAAGATCATGGTTCGGCTCACCGGGGCCTGCGTGTTCTGCAAGCTCGCCAGCGCGACGCTGGAGGGTATCCAGGCTCGCCTGATCGAACGGCTCGGCGAGTTCGTCCGCCTGATTCCCGTTGCCGGAGCGGCCAAGCCCCGTCACTGA
- a CDS encoding iron-sulfur cluster assembly accessory protein codes for MINLTDSAVNAVKTAISSAAQPASGLRIMVETGGCAGVKYMMGLAEEAKPDDTVIERGGVKVFVDNASHEHLNGTTIDFVVALEGSGFTFDNPNAKSSCSCGKSFS; via the coding sequence ATGATCAACCTGACGGACAGCGCGGTGAATGCGGTGAAGACCGCGATCTCCTCCGCGGCGCAGCCGGCGAGCGGCTTGCGCATCATGGTCGAGACCGGCGGCTGCGCCGGGGTCAAGTACATGATGGGCCTCGCCGAGGAAGCCAAGCCCGACGACACCGTGATCGAGCGCGGCGGCGTGAAAGTGTTCGTCGACAACGCGAGCCACGAGCATCTCAACGGCACCACGATCGACTTCGTCGTCGCCCTGGAGGGGTCCGGTTTCACCTTCGACAATCCCAACGCGAAGTCGAGCTGCTCCTGCGGCAAGTCATTCAGCTGA